One window of Streptomyces sp. FIT100 genomic DNA carries:
- a CDS encoding DUF397 domain-containing protein, which produces MGTIQDLTGATWRKSSYSGTTGGDCVECAPLGAAAWRKSSYSGTTGGECVEVAPHPHRVAVRDSKCPEGPVFAVAPAAFAAFVAAAAEGAVSPGGR; this is translated from the coding sequence ATGGGCACGATCCAGGACCTGACGGGCGCGACGTGGCGTAAGTCCAGCTACAGCGGAACTACGGGCGGCGACTGCGTCGAATGCGCACCGCTCGGCGCCGCCGCCTGGCGCAAGTCGTCGTACAGCGGCACCACCGGCGGCGAGTGCGTCGAAGTCGCCCCCCACCCCCACCGCGTCGCCGTCCGCGACTCCAAGTGCCCCGAAGGCCCCGTCTTCGCCGTCGCGCCCGCCGCCTTCGCGGCGTTCGTCGCGGCGGCGGCCGAAGGAGCCGTCAGCCCCGGGGGTCGGTGA
- a CDS encoding class I SAM-dependent methyltransferase: MAAAPAAPAAPAAPAAPEPETLAAFEAAKGFMPAQEGLALYAAAVEAGAALGLPLLEVGTYCGRSTLLLADAARATGTVAVTVDHHRGSEEQQPGWDYHDPEVVDPEVGRMDTLPTFRRTLHRAGLEEHVIAVVGRSPQVAKVWGREVGLVFIDGGHTDEHATHDYEGWAPHIAEGGLLVIHDVFPDPVDEWTGQAPYRIYLRALGSGAFTEVSATDSLRVLRRTGPGI, translated from the coding sequence ATGGCCGCCGCTCCCGCCGCCCCCGCCGCTCCCGCCGCTCCCGCCGCTCCCGAGCCGGAGACCCTGGCCGCCTTCGAGGCCGCCAAGGGCTTCATGCCCGCGCAGGAGGGCCTGGCGCTGTACGCGGCGGCGGTCGAGGCCGGGGCGGCGCTCGGGCTGCCGCTGCTGGAGGTCGGAACGTACTGCGGGCGCTCCACGCTCCTGCTCGCCGACGCCGCCCGCGCGACCGGCACGGTCGCCGTGACCGTCGACCACCACCGGGGCAGCGAGGAGCAGCAGCCCGGCTGGGACTACCACGACCCGGAGGTCGTGGACCCCGAGGTGGGGCGGATGGACACGCTGCCCACGTTCCGCCGCACGCTTCACAGGGCCGGCCTGGAGGAGCACGTGATCGCCGTCGTCGGGCGGTCGCCGCAGGTGGCGAAGGTGTGGGGCCGGGAGGTCGGGCTGGTCTTCATCGACGGCGGCCACACCGACGAGCACGCCACGCACGACTACGAGGGGTGGGCCCCGCACATCGCCGAGGGCGGGCTGCTGGTGATCCACGACGTGTTCCCCGACCCGGTGGACGAGTGGACCGGTCAGGCGCCGTACCGCATCTATCTGCGCGCGCTGGGGTCCGGGGCCTTCACGGAGGTCTCGGCGACGGACTCGCTGCGCGTGCTGCGCCGCACCGGGCCGGGGATCTGA
- a CDS encoding N-acetylmuramoyl-L-alanine amidase yields MPTNVTTVPYDRIRPLAVAAAAALAACLAGCAQAPQPADSAKGQSTATTPRTTATAAPPASALPLAGKTVVVDPGHNAGNFRHTREINALVDIGTDRKECDTTGTATDDGYREADFTLDVSHRLRTLLEKQGATVRFTQDGDRPYGPCVDERARIGNRAAADAVVSVHADGSGAGNRGFHVILPALVKDGAADTAKITGPSRELGKHIAGSFATATGSPRSNYVGDGTGLDVRGDLGGLNLSTVPKVFIECGNMRDTKDAARLKSPQWRQKAASGIADGITTYLLG; encoded by the coding sequence GTGCCGACGAACGTGACGACAGTGCCGTACGACCGGATCAGACCGCTCGCCGTTGCCGCTGCCGCGGCCCTGGCGGCCTGCCTCGCCGGATGCGCCCAGGCCCCGCAGCCGGCCGACTCCGCCAAGGGGCAGTCCACTGCCACCACCCCCCGCACGACAGCGACCGCCGCACCGCCCGCGAGCGCTCTCCCCCTCGCCGGGAAGACCGTCGTCGTCGACCCCGGCCACAACGCGGGCAACTTCCGCCACACCCGCGAGATCAACGCACTCGTGGACATCGGAACCGACCGCAAGGAATGCGACACCACGGGCACGGCCACCGACGACGGTTACCGCGAGGCCGATTTCACCCTCGATGTCTCACACCGTCTTCGCACCCTGCTGGAGAAGCAGGGCGCGACCGTCCGCTTCACCCAGGACGGCGACCGCCCGTACGGCCCGTGCGTGGACGAGCGCGCCCGTATCGGCAACAGGGCTGCGGCCGACGCCGTCGTCTCCGTCCATGCGGATGGTTCGGGGGCGGGGAACCGCGGATTCCATGTGATCCTCCCCGCCCTGGTGAAGGACGGCGCCGCCGACACGGCGAAGATCACCGGCCCGTCGCGCGAACTCGGCAAGCACATCGCCGGGTCGTTCGCCACCGCCACGGGCAGCCCGCGCTCCAACTACGTGGGCGACGGCACCGGGTTGGACGTGCGCGGTGACCTCGGCGGTCTCAACCTGTCCACCGTTCCCAAGGTGTTCATCGAGTGCGGGAACATGCGGGACACGAAGGACGCGGCGCGGCTGAAGAGCCCGCAGTGGCGCCAGAAGGCGGCGAGCGGGATCGCCGACGGCATCACCACCTACCTGCTGGGGTAG
- a CDS encoding DUF5336 domain-containing protein, which produces MNIRSLTRGDGVVIGAAVLLFIASFLDVISYDAEVPLEPPSAWATLGNALGVYMVGVIGAALIVIARGLPQPRRIAGIDLGQFGVAAAIITFWNFFWTIVDLGEGVSAGAGLILGLISSLILAAAAVATPLVPALKGALLPAPRPQSPQPYGMQPGQPGQPGAGYGYPGAQQQPYGMQQHGQHGQPSQPGQPQPYGVQPQHGQPGPQQGVPAAGPAGADFAPFWFAVPVARPLYAEDGSPTPVAELAPGTWYLAVEQRGPGLVAQTQDGRRGVLQDTSGIQRG; this is translated from the coding sequence GTGAACATCCGCTCCCTCACTCGAGGCGATGGCGTGGTGATCGGAGCAGCGGTACTGCTGTTCATCGCCTCCTTCCTCGACGTCATCTCGTACGACGCCGAGGTCCCCCTCGAGCCCCCGAGCGCCTGGGCCACCCTCGGGAACGCGCTCGGCGTCTACATGGTCGGGGTGATCGGCGCGGCGCTCATCGTCATCGCCCGTGGTCTGCCGCAGCCGCGCAGGATCGCCGGGATCGACCTCGGCCAGTTCGGTGTCGCCGCCGCGATCATCACGTTCTGGAACTTCTTCTGGACGATCGTCGACCTCGGGGAAGGTGTGAGCGCCGGCGCGGGCCTGATCCTCGGTCTGATCTCCTCGCTGATCCTCGCTGCCGCGGCCGTCGCCACGCCGCTGGTCCCCGCGCTCAAGGGTGCGCTCCTGCCGGCTCCGCGTCCGCAGTCGCCACAGCCGTACGGGATGCAGCCGGGCCAGCCGGGGCAGCCGGGGGCCGGTTACGGGTACCCGGGCGCCCAGCAGCAGCCGTACGGGATGCAGCAGCACGGCCAGCACGGTCAGCCCAGCCAGCCCGGGCAGCCGCAGCCGTACGGTGTCCAGCCGCAGCACGGTCAGCCGGGGCCCCAGCAGGGCGTCCCGGCGGCCGGACCGGCGGGCGCCGACTTCGCGCCGTTCTGGTTCGCGGTGCCGGTGGCCCGTCCGCTGTACGCGGAGGACGGCTCGCCGACCCCGGTCGCCGAGCTGGCGCCCGGCACCTGGTACCTCGCGGTCGAGCAGCGCGGCCCCGGCCTGGTGGCCCAGACGCAGGACGGCCGGCGCGGTGTCCTCCAGGACACGTCCGGGATCCAGCGCGGCTGA
- a CDS encoding LLM class F420-dependent oxidoreductase — protein MRLGLALGYWGRGPNPAHLDLAREAERLGYDSVWTAEAWGSDAFTPLTWIAAHTSRIRLGTAVAQMAARTPTATAMHALTLDHLSGGRMLLGLGLSGPQVVEGWYGRPFPKSPLTATREYVDVIRQVLRREAPVELAGRFHAHPYAGDDGTGLGKPLKPITHPLRAGLPVLLGAEGPKNIAQTTRIADGWLPLYWSPFRTDVYQASLEGVPESFVIAPMARAAVCDDVAEGLLPVKAMLGFYIGGMGHAARNFHADLMARMGYEDAARRIQGLFAEGRREEAVLAVPDAFADEISLVGPRERIAERLELWRKGPVTDLLVTAPDPHTLRVLAELNG, from the coding sequence ATGCGGCTGGGACTCGCACTCGGCTACTGGGGGCGCGGCCCGAACCCCGCCCATCTCGACCTCGCCCGCGAGGCCGAGCGCCTCGGCTACGACTCCGTGTGGACCGCCGAAGCCTGGGGCTCCGACGCCTTCACTCCGCTGACCTGGATCGCCGCCCACACCTCCCGTATCCGCCTGGGCACGGCCGTGGCCCAGATGGCCGCCCGCACGCCGACCGCCACCGCGATGCACGCGCTCACGCTCGACCACCTGTCCGGCGGCCGGATGCTCCTCGGACTCGGCCTCTCCGGACCGCAGGTGGTGGAGGGCTGGTACGGCCGCCCGTTCCCGAAGAGCCCGCTGACCGCCACCCGCGAGTACGTCGACGTGATCCGCCAGGTCCTGCGCCGCGAGGCGCCGGTCGAGCTCGCGGGCCGCTTCCACGCGCACCCGTACGCCGGCGACGACGGCACCGGTCTCGGCAAGCCGCTCAAGCCGATCACCCATCCGCTCCGCGCCGGCCTCCCCGTCCTGCTCGGTGCGGAGGGGCCGAAGAACATCGCCCAGACGACCCGGATCGCCGACGGCTGGCTGCCGCTGTACTGGTCCCCGTTCCGTACGGACGTCTACCAGGCATCGCTGGAGGGGGTCCCCGAGAGCTTCGTGATCGCGCCGATGGCGCGGGCCGCCGTCTGCGACGATGTCGCCGAGGGGCTGCTGCCGGTCAAGGCGATGCTCGGCTTCTACATCGGCGGCATGGGCCACGCCGCCCGCAACTTCCACGCCGATCTGATGGCACGGATGGGCTACGAGGACGCAGCCCGCCGCATCCAGGGGCTGTTCGCCGAGGGCCGCCGCGAGGAGGCGGTCCTGGCCGTCCCGGACGCCTTCGCCGACGAGATCTCGCTCGTCGGCCCGCGCGAACGGATCGCGGAGCGGCTGGAGTTGTGGCGCAAGGGGCCGGTGACGGACCTTCTGGTGACGGCGCCCGACCCGCACACCCTGCGCGTGCTGGCGGAGCTGAACGGCTAG
- a CDS encoding prenyltransferase: MTSPGRTEHLVLPGVLTAEQAAETVAGVLAVQREDGAIPWFRGHHLDPWDHTEAAMALDAAGEHAAAARAYEWLAGHQLTDGSWYAAYHDGNADEPTDHGRETNFCAYVAVGVWHHYLATGDDGFLDRMWPTVRAAVEFVLRLQQPGGQIGWKRESDGTAVTDALLTGSSSVHHALRCALAIADEREEPQPDWELATGALAHAIRRHPERFLDKSRYSMDWYYPVLGGALTGAEAKARIEDRWDDFVVPGLGVRCVLPNPWVTGGESCELALALWAMGESDRALEILQSIHHLRADGGMYWTGYVFEGNRAVWPEELTTWTAGSLLLAVAALGGDEATTAVFGGERLPRGLDPSCCG; the protein is encoded by the coding sequence GTGACCTCACCCGGGCGCACCGAGCACCTCGTCCTGCCCGGGGTCCTCACCGCCGAGCAGGCCGCCGAGACGGTCGCCGGGGTCCTCGCCGTCCAGCGCGAGGACGGCGCGATCCCCTGGTTCCGCGGGCACCACCTCGACCCCTGGGACCACACCGAGGCCGCCATGGCCCTGGACGCGGCGGGCGAACACGCCGCCGCCGCCCGGGCCTACGAGTGGCTCGCCGGGCACCAGCTCACCGACGGCTCCTGGTACGCCGCGTACCACGACGGCAACGCCGACGAGCCGACCGACCACGGCCGCGAGACCAACTTCTGCGCGTACGTGGCCGTCGGCGTCTGGCACCACTACCTCGCCACCGGAGACGACGGCTTCCTCGACCGGATGTGGCCGACGGTCCGCGCCGCCGTCGAGTTCGTGCTGCGGCTCCAGCAGCCCGGCGGCCAGATCGGCTGGAAGCGCGAGAGCGACGGCACCGCCGTCACCGACGCGCTGCTGACCGGCAGTTCCTCCGTCCACCACGCCCTGCGCTGCGCCCTCGCCATCGCCGACGAACGCGAGGAGCCCCAGCCCGACTGGGAGCTGGCGACCGGCGCGCTCGCCCACGCGATCCGCCGCCACCCCGAGCGGTTCCTCGACAAGTCCCGCTACTCGATGGACTGGTACTACCCCGTGCTCGGCGGCGCGCTGACGGGCGCGGAGGCGAAGGCCCGCATCGAGGACCGCTGGGACGACTTCGTGGTCCCCGGCCTCGGCGTGCGGTGCGTGCTGCCGAACCCGTGGGTGACGGGCGGCGAGAGCTGCGAACTCGCCCTCGCGCTCTGGGCGATGGGCGAGTCCGACCGCGCGCTGGAGATACTCCAGTCCATCCACCACCTGCGCGCCGACGGCGGTATGTACTGGACGGGATACGTCTTCGAGGGCAACCGGGCCGTCTGGCCCGAGGAGTTGACGACGTGGACGGCCGGCTCCCTGCTGCTGGCCGTGGCGGCCCTCGGCGGCGACGAGGCGACGACGGCGGTCTTCGGCGGCGAGCGCCTGCCGCGGGGGCTGGACCCGAGCTGCTGCGGGTAG
- a CDS encoding class I SAM-dependent methyltransferase, producing the protein MLTVDFSRFPLAPGDRVLDLGCGAGRHAFECYRRGAQVVALDRNGDEIREVAKWFAAMKEAGEAPEGATATAMEGDALNLPFPDESFDVVIISEVMEHIPDDKGVLAEMVRVLRPGGRIAVTVPRYGPEKICWALSDAYHEVEGGHIRIYKADELLGKMREAGLKPYGTHHAHALHSPYWWLKCAFGVDNDKALPVRAYHKLLVWDIMKKPLATRVTEQALNPLIGKSFVAYATKPHTPKVGA; encoded by the coding sequence GTGCTGACCGTCGACTTCTCCCGCTTCCCGCTGGCGCCGGGCGACCGCGTGCTGGACCTCGGCTGTGGCGCGGGACGCCACGCGTTCGAGTGCTACCGGCGCGGCGCGCAGGTCGTCGCGCTCGACCGGAACGGGGACGAGATCCGCGAGGTCGCCAAGTGGTTCGCGGCGATGAAGGAGGCGGGGGAGGCCCCGGAGGGTGCCACCGCCACCGCGATGGAGGGCGACGCCCTCAACCTGCCCTTCCCCGACGAGTCGTTCGACGTCGTCATCATCTCCGAGGTGATGGAGCACATCCCGGACGACAAGGGCGTACTCGCCGAGATGGTCCGCGTGCTCAGGCCCGGCGGGCGGATCGCCGTCACCGTGCCGCGCTACGGCCCCGAGAAGATCTGCTGGGCGCTCTCGGACGCGTACCACGAGGTCGAGGGCGGCCACATCCGCATCTACAAGGCCGACGAACTGCTCGGGAAGATGCGCGAGGCCGGCCTCAAGCCGTACGGCACGCACCACGCGCACGCGCTGCACTCGCCCTACTGGTGGCTGAAGTGCGCGTTCGGCGTCGACAACGACAAGGCGCTGCCGGTGCGCGCGTACCACAAGCTGCTGGTCTGGGACATCATGAAGAAACCGCTCGCGACGCGCGTCACCGAGCAGGCGCTGAACCCGCTGATCGGCAAGAGCTTCGTGGCCTACGCGACCAAGCCGCACACGCCGAAGGTGGGCGCGTGA
- a CDS encoding glycosyltransferase family 4 protein has protein sequence MTAEAIAAGPRPGTADAGDRPLRIALLTYKGNPFCGGQGVYVRHLSRELARLGHSVEVIGAQPYPVLDEGVPLTELPSLDLYRQPDPFRTPGRDEYRDWVDRLEVAAMWTGGFPEPLTFSLRARRHLTGRRGQFDVVHDNQTLGYGLLADLGAPLVTTIHHPITVDRQLELDAAPDWRRRLSVRRWYGFTRMQKRVAQRLPSVLTVSGTSQQEIVEHLGVRPERVRVVHIGADTDLFSPDPSVAEVPGRIVTTSSADVPLKGLVFLVEALAGLRAERPEAHLVVVGKRAEDGPVARMIERYGLEGAVRFVKGISDAELVDLVRSAQVACVPSLYEGFSLPAAEAMATGTPLVATTGGAIPEVAGPDGESCLAVPPGDAGALSAALGRLLADADLRRRIGEAGRERVLARFTWARAARGTAALYRESIAARASAGAAR, from the coding sequence GTGACCGCTGAGGCCATAGCCGCCGGGCCCCGTCCGGGGACCGCCGACGCCGGTGACCGTCCGCTGCGCATCGCTCTCCTCACGTACAAGGGGAACCCGTTCTGCGGGGGCCAGGGCGTCTACGTACGGCACCTGTCGCGCGAGCTCGCCCGGCTCGGGCACAGCGTCGAGGTCATCGGCGCGCAGCCGTACCCCGTACTGGACGAGGGCGTGCCGCTGACCGAGTTGCCCAGCCTGGACCTGTACCGGCAGCCCGACCCCTTCCGCACCCCCGGGCGCGACGAGTACCGGGACTGGGTCGACCGCCTTGAGGTCGCCGCGATGTGGACCGGCGGCTTTCCCGAGCCGCTGACCTTCTCGCTGCGCGCGAGGCGGCATCTGACCGGGCGGCGCGGGCAGTTCGACGTCGTCCACGACAACCAGACGCTCGGGTACGGGCTGCTCGCCGACCTCGGCGCGCCGCTCGTCACCACGATCCACCACCCCATCACCGTCGACCGGCAGCTGGAGCTCGACGCGGCCCCCGACTGGCGGCGCCGGCTGTCGGTGCGGCGCTGGTACGGCTTCACGCGCATGCAGAAGAGGGTCGCGCAGCGGCTGCCGTCCGTGCTGACCGTCTCCGGGACCTCGCAGCAGGAGATCGTCGAGCACCTCGGGGTGAGGCCGGAGCGGGTGCGGGTCGTGCACATCGGTGCGGACACGGACCTGTTCTCGCCGGACCCGTCCGTCGCCGAGGTACCCGGCCGGATCGTCACCACGTCCAGCGCCGATGTCCCGCTCAAGGGCCTTGTCTTCCTGGTCGAGGCGCTCGCCGGACTCCGTGCGGAGCGCCCGGAGGCCCACCTCGTCGTCGTCGGCAAGCGCGCCGAGGACGGTCCGGTGGCGCGGATGATCGAACGGTACGGGCTCGAAGGCGCCGTCAGGTTCGTGAAGGGCATCTCCGACGCGGAGCTCGTGGACCTCGTGCGCAGCGCGCAGGTGGCGTGCGTGCCGTCGCTGTACGAGGGCTTCTCGCTGCCCGCCGCCGAGGCCATGGCGACGGGGACGCCGCTCGTCGCCACGACGGGCGGGGCGATCCCGGAGGTCGCGGGCCCCGACGGCGAGAGCTGCCTGGCGGTGCCGCCGGGCGACGCCGGCGCGCTCTCCGCCGCGCTCGGCCGGCTGCTGGCCGACGCGGACCTGCGCCGCCGCATCGGCGAGGCGGGCCGTGAGCGTGTCCTGGCCCGCTTCACCTGGGCCCGCGCGGCCCGGGGCACGGCGGCCCTGTACCGCGAATCGATCGCCGCGCGCGCCTCCGCGGGGGCGGCCCGGTGA
- a CDS encoding TetR family transcriptional regulator yields MTAEARPAVPASPPLTERQEARRRRILHASAQLASRGGFDAVQMREVAEAAEVALGTLYRYFPSKIHLLVATMQDQLQHLHTTLRKRPPAADGAAERVAETLMRAFRALQREPHLADAMVRALTFADRSVSPEVDTVSRQTTAIILDAMGLENPTPQQLSAVRVIEHTWHSALITWLSGRASIAQVKIDIETVCRLIELTAPDRKTGPDR; encoded by the coding sequence ATGACCGCGGAAGCCAGGCCGGCCGTTCCGGCGTCGCCGCCCCTGACGGAGCGCCAGGAGGCCCGCCGCCGACGCATCCTGCACGCGAGCGCGCAGCTCGCCAGCCGGGGCGGTTTCGACGCCGTGCAGATGCGCGAGGTCGCCGAGGCGGCGGAGGTCGCCCTCGGCACGCTCTACCGGTACTTCCCGTCGAAGATCCATCTGCTGGTCGCGACGATGCAGGACCAGCTCCAGCACCTCCACACGACCCTGCGCAAGCGCCCGCCGGCCGCCGACGGCGCGGCGGAGCGGGTCGCCGAGACGCTGATGCGGGCGTTCCGCGCGCTCCAGCGCGAGCCGCATCTCGCGGACGCGATGGTCAGGGCGCTGACCTTCGCGGACCGCAGCGTGAGCCCCGAGGTGGACACGGTCTCGCGGCAGACGACGGCGATCATCCTGGACGCGATGGGTCTTGAGAACCCGACGCCGCAGCAGCTGTCCGCGGTGCGGGTCATCGAGCACACCTGGCACTCGGCGCTGATCACCTGGCTCTCCGGGCGTGCGTCGATCGCCCAGGTGAAGATCGACATCGAGACGGTGTGCCGGCTGATCGAGCTGACGGCCCCGGACCGGAAGACCGGTCCCGACCGGTAG
- a CDS encoding tetratricopeptide repeat protein, protein MEKSEAKRLLGRAQDAFDAGEWQECAELYEQVLAHYPDERRSEVWWYDAALAYKFLRDWPKAYELGREAAARSPRGESDPAFWNLGIAATILREWEVARDAWRGFGFAVPDGEGEITDFGGMACVRLDTDGEREVVWARRLCPTRARVVNVPVTTGRRFGEIVVHDGEPKGERVVEGETYYVFDELMLFEDSRLPTLNVTVNVERAADLEELISLFAGRDFGAEPASGVRTLCACCSEGSHEQTRSLHAGAQQLALAAPEAEARQLLDAWAGAVAIGRSWSGLQPVG, encoded by the coding sequence GTGGAGAAGTCCGAGGCCAAGCGGCTGCTGGGGCGTGCGCAGGACGCGTTCGACGCCGGGGAGTGGCAGGAGTGCGCGGAGCTGTACGAGCAGGTGCTCGCCCACTACCCGGACGAGCGCCGCAGCGAGGTGTGGTGGTACGACGCGGCCCTCGCGTACAAGTTCCTGCGCGACTGGCCCAAGGCGTACGAACTCGGTCGCGAGGCCGCGGCACGGTCGCCGCGCGGCGAGAGCGACCCGGCCTTCTGGAACCTCGGCATCGCGGCGACGATCCTGCGCGAGTGGGAGGTGGCGCGCGACGCCTGGCGCGGCTTCGGCTTCGCCGTGCCCGACGGCGAGGGCGAGATCACCGACTTCGGCGGCATGGCCTGCGTACGGCTGGACACGGACGGCGAGCGGGAGGTCGTGTGGGCGCGGCGGCTGTGCCCCACCCGGGCGCGCGTGGTGAACGTGCCGGTCACGACGGGGCGGCGGTTCGGCGAGATCGTGGTGCACGACGGCGAGCCGAAGGGCGAGCGGGTCGTCGAGGGGGAGACGTACTACGTCTTCGACGAGCTGATGCTCTTCGAGGACTCGCGGCTGCCCACGCTGAACGTGACGGTGAACGTGGAACGCGCCGCCGACCTGGAGGAGCTCATCTCGCTCTTCGCCGGACGGGACTTCGGGGCCGAGCCGGCGAGCGGTGTGCGCACGCTCTGCGCCTGTTGCAGCGAGGGCAGCCACGAGCAGACGCGTTCGCTGCACGCGGGCGCCCAGCAGCTGGCGCTCGCCGCGCCGGAGGCCGAGGCCAGGCAACTGCTCGACGCCTGGGCCGGGGCCGTGGCGATCGGGCGGAGCTGGAGTGGGCTTCAGCCGGTGGGCTGA
- a CDS encoding ferredoxin has product MGDRWHIEVDRGVCIGSGMCVNHAPDGFKLDSARQSHPQAADTDANELILAAAEGCPVEAIQITLPDSGEAVFPPEE; this is encoded by the coding sequence ATGGGTGACCGCTGGCACATCGAGGTCGACCGGGGCGTCTGCATCGGCTCGGGCATGTGCGTGAACCACGCTCCGGACGGCTTCAAGCTGGACTCCGCCCGCCAGTCGCACCCCCAGGCCGCCGACACCGACGCGAACGAGCTGATCCTCGCCGCGGCGGAGGGCTGCCCGGTGGAGGCGATCCAGATCACGCTGCCGGACTCCGGTGAGGCCGTGTTCCCGCCCGAGGAGTAG
- a CDS encoding aldehyde dehydrogenase — MTELVEHGELFIGGELVEPLGSDTIEVVSPHTEQVIGRVPHASRADVDRAVAAARGAFDDGPWPRMGLEERIEVVGRIKDAIAVRHEEIARSISSQNGSPYSWSVLAQALGAMMVWDAAITVARGFAYEERRDGVLGPLLVRREPVGVVAAVVPWNVPQFTAASKLAPALLAGCTAVLKPSPESPLDAYILADIAKEAGLPEGVLSILPADREVSEYLVGHPGVDKVSFTGSVAAGRRVMEVAARNLTRVTLELGGKSAAVILPDADLEAAVQGIVPAAWMNNGQACVAQTRILVPRSRYDEIADAFAAAAGALVVGDPLDPATQVGPLVAKRQQQRNLDYIRIGQEEGAKILTGGGRPAGLERGWYVEPTLFGGVDNAMRIAREEIFGPVICLLPYGDESEAAKIANDSEYGLSGSVWTADAEHGLDFARRVRTGTYNVNTFSLDMLGPFGGYKNSGLGREFGPEGFGAYLEHKMIHLPAGYGSEN, encoded by the coding sequence ATGACCGAGCTGGTCGAGCACGGAGAACTGTTCATCGGAGGCGAGCTGGTCGAACCGCTCGGCTCGGACACGATCGAGGTGGTCTCGCCCCACACCGAGCAGGTCATCGGACGCGTCCCGCACGCGAGCCGGGCCGATGTCGACCGGGCGGTCGCGGCGGCGCGGGGTGCGTTCGACGACGGGCCCTGGCCGCGGATGGGGCTCGAGGAGCGGATCGAGGTCGTCGGCAGGATCAAGGACGCGATCGCCGTGCGGCACGAGGAGATCGCCCGCTCGATCAGTTCGCAGAACGGGTCCCCGTACTCGTGGAGCGTCCTCGCCCAGGCGCTGGGCGCGATGATGGTGTGGGACGCGGCGATCACCGTCGCCCGCGGCTTTGCGTACGAGGAGCGGCGGGACGGAGTCCTCGGGCCGCTCCTCGTACGCCGCGAGCCCGTCGGGGTCGTCGCGGCCGTCGTGCCGTGGAACGTTCCGCAGTTCACCGCCGCCTCGAAGCTCGCGCCCGCGCTGCTCGCCGGGTGCACGGCCGTGCTCAAGCCGTCCCCGGAGTCCCCGCTCGACGCGTACATCCTCGCCGACATCGCGAAGGAGGCCGGGCTGCCGGAGGGGGTGCTGTCGATCCTGCCCGCCGACCGCGAGGTCAGCGAGTACCTGGTCGGGCACCCGGGCGTCGACAAGGTGTCGTTCACGGGCTCGGTCGCCGCGGGCAGGCGCGTGATGGAGGTCGCCGCGCGCAACCTCACGCGCGTCACGCTGGAGCTCGGCGGCAAGTCGGCGGCCGTGATCCTGCCGGACGCCGATCTGGAGGCGGCGGTGCAGGGGATCGTCCCCGCGGCCTGGATGAACAACGGCCAGGCGTGCGTCGCCCAGACCCGCATCCTCGTCCCGCGCTCCCGCTACGACGAGATCGCCGACGCCTTCGCCGCCGCCGCCGGCGCGCTGGTCGTCGGTGATCCGCTGGACCCGGCCACCCAGGTCGGCCCGCTGGTCGCCAAGCGCCAGCAGCAGCGCAACCTCGACTACATCCGGATCGGCCAGGAGGAAGGCGCCAAGATCCTCACCGGCGGCGGCCGCCCGGCGGGCCTGGAACGCGGCTGGTACGTCGAGCCGACGCTCTTCGGCGGAGTCGACAACGCGATGCGGATCGCCCGCGAGGAGATCTTCGGGCCGGTCATCTGCCTGCTGCCGTACGGCGACGAGAGCGAGGCGGCGAAGATCGCCAACGACTCCGAGTACGGGCTGAGCGGCAGCGTGTGGACGGCCGACGCCGAGCACGGCCTCGATTTCGCGCGGCGGGTCAGGACGGGCACGTACAACGTCAACACCTTCAGCCTCGACATGCTCGGGCCATTCGGTGGATACAAGAACTCCGGACTGGGGCGGGAGTTCGGTCCCGAGGGCTTCGGCGCGTACCTTGAGCACAAAATGATCCATTTGCCCGCCGGCTACGGGAGCGAGAACTGA
- a CDS encoding SCO0607 family lipoprotein, producing the protein MPTPHGISRPATASRPGRLRAAALASAVAVAVVALTGCAGLEYREDICSSGEYPVMAVGDTGSACVSDGEELPAGYTRYPEGKVPQQVDDKWDVYWRTHTLDKDGNIIDAPAAG; encoded by the coding sequence GTGCCCACGCCCCACGGCATCAGCCGACCCGCCACCGCCTCCCGGCCCGGCAGGCTCCGGGCCGCCGCCCTCGCAAGCGCGGTCGCCGTCGCGGTCGTCGCACTCACCGGATGCGCCGGCCTCGAATACCGGGAGGACATCTGCAGCAGCGGCGAGTACCCCGTCATGGCGGTGGGCGACACCGGTTCGGCGTGCGTCTCGGACGGCGAAGAGCTGCCGGCGGGATACACGCGATACCCGGAGGGCAAGGTGCCGCAGCAGGTCGACGACAAGTGGGACGTGTACTGGCGCACCCACACGCTCGACAAGGACGGCAACATCATCGACGCGCCGGCCGCCGGCTGA